A window from Calditrichota bacterium encodes these proteins:
- a CDS encoding TrkA family potassium uptake protein translates to MPSFAVIGLGSFGSYVARFLSERGFQVLAIDKGEEELDRVRPFVERAVVADATNREVLRSLGLDQMDAVVVNVGDEIDASILITLYLKDLGTKRIIVKAITEDHQRILDLIGATDVILPEREVAFKVAQSLDNPNILDFLTLAPGYSIVELAPPSSFLHKTLRQLDLTNKYGVQVIMVKELIPENIKVVPGADHVVKDSDVLVVLGKNSALEKLRRLK, encoded by the coding sequence ATGCCGAGTTTTGCAGTTATTGGCTTGGGGAGCTTTGGCTCCTACGTGGCCCGCTTCTTGAGCGAGCGGGGGTTCCAGGTTTTGGCCATTGACAAGGGCGAGGAAGAGCTGGACAGGGTGCGTCCGTTCGTGGAAAGGGCGGTTGTCGCGGACGCGACCAACAGAGAGGTGTTGCGCAGCCTGGGGTTGGACCAGATGGACGCGGTCGTGGTGAACGTCGGCGACGAAATCGATGCCAGCATACTCATTACCCTGTACCTGAAGGACCTGGGGACCAAGCGCATTATCGTCAAGGCGATCACCGAGGACCACCAGCGGATTCTGGACCTCATCGGTGCCACTGATGTCATCTTACCCGAGCGCGAGGTGGCGTTCAAGGTCGCGCAGAGCTTAGACAATCCCAATATCTTGGACTTCCTCACCCTTGCGCCTGGCTACAGCATCGTCGAGCTTGCGCCACCAAGCAGCTTCCTGCACAAGACGCTGCGCCAGCTGGACCTCACCAACAAGTACGGCGTGCAGGTCATCATGGTCAAGGAACTCATTCCAGAGAATATTAAAGTCGTGCCAGGCGCCGATCACGTGGTCAAGGATAGCGATGTCCTGGTTGTGTTGGGAAAGAATTCCGCCCTGGAAAAACTGAGGCGCCTTAAGTGA